The Balneola vulgaris DSM 17893 DNA window GCGTTTTATGGAATCGATAGCCCCAACTCGCGTAAATAGCTTGCAAAAAGCTGATTTTTACACTTCACATGAAGCATTGAACTTATATTACGATGCTGCTCAAACGCGTGAAGTTCCTAGAAAAACGGGATTCTTTAATCTGAGTGCACATATGGTTTGGGTGGGTAACCGAACGCGTGAACTTGAAGGGGCTCATGTGGAATATCTACGAGGCATTCAAAATCCAATTGGCATCAAGGTAGGGACTCCATTCGAAGTTGATGAAACCATCAGGTTAATCGAGACCTTAAACCCTACCCATGAAAGTGGTAAGATTGTTCTTATTACCCGTTTTGGAAAAGAAGAGATTGAAAATGGACTTCCTCCACTTATTCAAGCCGTTCGAAAAGAAGGACTCCCAGTGGTTTGGAGTTCTGATCCTATGCATGGAAATACTTTCGCTACGGATACATCTCTAAAAACTCGCAACTTTGACCATATTCTTGAAGAGATTAAGTCGGCCTTTGCCATTCACCGTGCAGAGGGAAGCTACTTAGGTGGAGTTCATTTAGAAATGACAGGGGATAATGTAACTGAATGTGTAGGAGGAGCCAAAGGTTTGAATGAATCTGGACTATCTACGAACTACGAAACATTCTGTGATCCTCGTTTGAATTATGAGCAGAGTTTAGAGCTCGCATTTCTTATTGCCAAAGAGTGGAAACAAAGTTATTTCTGATTTTCACCATCCATATTTTGATCAAAGCCCCTTACAATTGTATGGGGCTTTTTTTTATCTGTCAATTTTGTCAACGGCTCTGACTCCTCGTCAACTCTGCTCTGTCATTCTTAATGCCACATTCATAACAGGCTGAAAAAAATTCACGCTACTTTTGCAAAGCTGACAGATACTTTCGCAAAAATTCAATTGGCATTAAGCTTGTAAAAATGGAACTGAAATTGATGATCAAATAAACAAAATCAAATCAGAGAGGTTCCAATTATGGCACTTATTAAATATCAGAGACCAAACACAGATCTATTCTCCAAAAACTTTAATGACATCGTAGATGAAATGTTCAACGGAAGTTTGAACTATAAATCTGATTCATTCATGCCTAATGTTGATGTAGCTGAAAATGACGCTTCGTTTGAAATTTCAGCTGAACTACCAGGTATTAAGAAAGATGATATAAATATCGAATTAGATAATGGTCGTTTAACCATAAGCGGTGAGCGTAAATTTCAGAATGAAGAAAACGCTAAAAACTACCACCGTGTAGAAACCAAATACGGCAAGTTCTCCCGTTCATTCTATCTCCCAGATAGTATAAACGAAGAGAGCATTAATGCCCAATATGAAGATGGCTTATTAAATATCACCATCGAGAAAAAAGAAGAAAAGGTTAAGAAGAAGATTCAAATAAACTAACCCTTCAAATCCCATAAATATTAGTTAGTGATGTCGGAGTTGTGTGAAAGCAACTCCGGCTTTTTTAATTCCAAATTGTATCAACATACAATATTCAAAGCTGCTTTCGTTGTAGCAACAGTAATTCAATCGAACATCAAGAATAGACCTATGAATAATACAATAAGAAACATTTTTGGAGTAGCAGCCGCCATATTGGTGATGCTTGGAGTTAATGAGATCACCGACAGTAATACCATAAAGCTACCCAGTTATGATACCGATGTCACTTCTGCAGAAAACCGCCCGGTTAACTCATTTAAAGATTTCAACGATGCAATTGTGGACATCGCTGAGAAGACCAACCCTGCTGTTGTGATGATAACCACTGAAAAGGTGCAGCAGCGAAGAGTTATGCAAAACCCATTTTCACAATTCTTTGGGAACCCCTATGGTGGAGATTCAGAGACTCGTGAATACACTCAACGCGGGCTAGGTTCTGGTGTGATTGTATCTGATGAGGGCTATATCATCACCAACAACCATGTAATTGCCGATGTAGATGAAATAGAGGTACAACTTTATAATGGTGAATCTATAAAGGCAGAACTTGTGGGAGCTGATCCGGCAACCGATATCGCTGTTTTAAAGGTTGATATAGAAAATTTGCCCACCGTTAAACTTGGAAATAGCGATGACTTAAAAGTTGGTTCATTTGTGTTGGCAATTGGTAGCCCACTGAGTGAAAACCTAGCTCATACCGTTTCATTTGGAATTGTATCTGCGAAACAACGTTCCATTGGTTTAATTGGACAAGGCACTGGCTTTGAAGATTTCATTCAAACAGATGCAGCTATCAACCCTGGGAATTCTGGTGGTGCACTCATTGATATGAATGGAGAGCTTGTCGGCATAAATTCTGCTATAGCCTCACGATCTGGTGGAAACGACGGTATCGGCTTCGCCATCCCAATTAATTTAGCCAAACGAATTATGGATGATCTTGTTGATGACGGTGAAGTATCAAGAGGTTACCTAGGATTATACTTTGGTGGCGAAGTTGATCGCACCATGGCAAAAGCACTTGGCATCGATGACGCTCGCGGGTTTATTGTAGCTCGAGTAGAAGAAGACGGCCCTGCAGCAAAAGCTGGATTACAAGAGCAAGACGTAGTGGTTTCAATAGACGGTGAGAAAGTAACCAACTGGACCATGTTTAGATCCAAAATTGGAACTATGAAACCAGGTGAGAAAGTAGAACTAGGCATCCTTCGTGATGAAGATTCCAAAACTATTCAAGTTACTCTTGGTGAACGTGAAGAAGAGATGTTTGCAACTACTGAGCCTGCAAAGGTTGAGTCGATGGAAGAAAAAATTGGGTTTAATGTTAGCGACCTAACAGACAACTTCCGTCGTCAGCTCCAATTAGATTCAGATGTTGATGGAATTGTGGTTACTAATATCAAACAAAGTAGTAACGCATATGAGCGTGGACTCCGAAAAGGAGACGTTATTACTGCTGTAAAGAGAAACAAAGTTAAAACGGAAACTGAATTCTTTGATGAGTTAGAGAAGATCTCGAAAAGTGGCGACGAAGTTGTGCTACTCACAGTTATGCAAAGAGGTGTTAAGCAGTATATAGCCTTTGAACTGTAAGATCCCCTAACTCTAATATAACTCCATACCATAAAGCCTCTTTTAGGAATAAAAGAGGCTTTATTTTTTAACTATTTCAGAACCTTATGCTTAAAAAAACACTAAAACCCTTCTCTTTACAAATCATTACAACGAAAAGAGTAATTACTGAAGTTTAATATGCTCTTTAGTACAAGTTTTTGAGAGCTATGTCGCCTAATAAGGCATATAGTAGTAATAGTGAATTGGAGTTTTTTATAAGAATCGGAAACAAATAAAACCCGATGAACTATAAAAGAATGACCCAATTATTGTACCCCGAAAAACCAAAACCCAGTCCCTGATACGGCCTGGGTTTTTTTATTAAAACAAATTCTGATTGAAATAATAGCTTATCCCTGCATTGATACCCCAATTAAAATTTTTCAGGGATAACTCACGAGTGTCATAATCAGTATTATCATTTCTATACAACAGAGACACCCCCACATTTAAGGCCACTTTATTCTCAATGAAATAATAGAAATTGGAATTAAGTCGTGAAGCATAAATATAATCTTTGTTCACACTAGTATCCTTTTGGTTTGCCAAAGTCACGCTATTCACTAATGATGAATTAAGCTGAAATCTATCGGCGAAATTCCAAAGCCATTCTGCTTCAACGGCTGTTTCATTCATCCAGTTATATACATCAGATTCCTCTAAGGGAAACATCCATACATTCTTTGCATGTAAGGCGAATTGATGATATAAATCGAGGTTTTTATACCAATCATAATTTAGATTTACTGAAGCTGAACGACTTGTAGTAGACACCCTATTTTCAATATTAGCTATCTCATCATTTTCTTTGGATAGTTGATTCATATAAGAGTAATCAAGACTTAAATATGCTTCATATCCTTCGAAACGATTGCCTAAACTCTCATTAAATACATCATTTAGATAAAATATATCGAATGCCCCTACTTGATCGAGCTTCCCATTAGTTGCTCTATTCATGTCACCCCAAAATGATTTCAGAAAGCGATCTTTTGTAACCTGATACCCTTGAAACCTTGCGAAGTATTCCGCTGAATTTAAAATCTCTTCTCGAGCAAATGATTCATTACCCAACGCTTTAAACCTTTCATTCATCCTTAAGGCTCGAATTACGGGTGTTACATTTCGAATTCTTCCAACGCCAATTCCTATTTGTGGCCTTACTATGATAGTTCTATTTAACTCTTCCTCATCAATAGTTGAACTACCGTTGCTGTCTATATCTTGAACTTGTTTAGACCATTGGATTTCTGAATATAGATTAGTGATTAGAAACGAATTACTTGATAGGTAATAATTATTTTCAGCAGCTAATACCGTTCTTATAGCGTTATTTTTGTTTAAACGGCTTTGCTCTATGCCACCGCTCATATTCTCACTTTCTTGCTTATACCTTAACGTATTGCGAGAAAGC harbors:
- a CDS encoding 3-deoxy-7-phosphoheptulonate synthase class II → MQNTLKQHWNPTSWKDKPIKQLPEYPNQEHLTESYNKLTKLPPLVTSWEIEALKSKLAEVSMGKSFLLQGGDCAESFDATTSPKIVNMLKVMLQMSFILIHEMGVPVHRIGRIAGQYAKPRSSDFEQVGDKKIYSYRGDLINRYEATEEARIPDPERLIEGYHKAGLTINFLRALADEGFADLRHPEQWELDFMLNNKYYAEYEAMVESITKAVRFMESIAPTRVNSLQKADFYTSHEALNLYYDAAQTREVPRKTGFFNLSAHMVWVGNRTRELEGAHVEYLRGIQNPIGIKVGTPFEVDETIRLIETLNPTHESGKIVLITRFGKEEIENGLPPLIQAVRKEGLPVVWSSDPMHGNTFATDTSLKTRNFDHILEEIKSAFAIHRAEGSYLGGVHLEMTGDNVTECVGGAKGLNESGLSTNYETFCDPRLNYEQSLELAFLIAKEWKQSYF
- a CDS encoding Hsp20/alpha crystallin family protein; translation: MALIKYQRPNTDLFSKNFNDIVDEMFNGSLNYKSDSFMPNVDVAENDASFEISAELPGIKKDDINIELDNGRLTISGERKFQNEENAKNYHRVETKYGKFSRSFYLPDSINEESINAQYEDGLLNITIEKKEEKVKKKIQIN
- a CDS encoding Do family serine endopeptidase encodes the protein MNNTIRNIFGVAAAILVMLGVNEITDSNTIKLPSYDTDVTSAENRPVNSFKDFNDAIVDIAEKTNPAVVMITTEKVQQRRVMQNPFSQFFGNPYGGDSETREYTQRGLGSGVIVSDEGYIITNNHVIADVDEIEVQLYNGESIKAELVGADPATDIAVLKVDIENLPTVKLGNSDDLKVGSFVLAIGSPLSENLAHTVSFGIVSAKQRSIGLIGQGTGFEDFIQTDAAINPGNSGGALIDMNGELVGINSAIASRSGGNDGIGFAIPINLAKRIMDDLVDDGEVSRGYLGLYFGGEVDRTMAKALGIDDARGFIVARVEEDGPAAKAGLQEQDVVVSIDGEKVTNWTMFRSKIGTMKPGEKVELGILRDEDSKTIQVTLGEREEEMFATTEPAKVESMEEKIGFNVSDLTDNFRRQLQLDSDVDGIVVTNIKQSSNAYERGLRKGDVITAVKRNKVKTETEFFDELEKISKSGDEVVLLTVMQRGVKQYIAFEL